In one window of Nocardiopsis aegyptia DNA:
- a CDS encoding ABC transporter ATP-binding protein, translated as MSTTDAPAAASAPTDGAGTAVPVLSARRVEVAFSSGTGLAGGSGTARAVDGVDLDVGAGEIVALVGESGCGKTTLARLLLGLERPTAGRVLFEGAPLRYRSRDLRAYRRRVQLVQQDPTGSLNPRRTVYESVAEGLRVHEGTTADEADRVGRALSRAGLRPPERFLSAYPHELSGGQRQRVVIAGALVLEPEVLVADEPVASLDASVRGEILRLLLDLRADLGLSALVATHDLGLAWNIADRVAVMYLGRVVETGPVEEVLAAPAHPYTRALLSVLPDSGSAPVVLSGEPPDPKHVPRGCRFHPRCPVLASGEAERAGVAHRCRTEDPGVLEEGSGSDASARRSACHWVAAGGGGRIRPPDHEDRKQ; from the coding sequence GTGAGCACCACCGACGCCCCTGCCGCCGCCTCCGCCCCGACCGACGGGGCCGGAACCGCCGTGCCCGTGCTCAGCGCACGGCGCGTGGAGGTCGCCTTCTCCTCCGGGACCGGACTGGCCGGCGGCTCCGGCACCGCGCGCGCCGTCGACGGCGTGGACCTCGACGTGGGGGCCGGCGAGATCGTCGCCTTGGTGGGCGAGTCGGGCTGCGGCAAGACCACGCTCGCCCGGCTGCTGCTGGGCCTGGAACGGCCCACGGCCGGGCGGGTGCTCTTCGAGGGGGCCCCGCTGCGCTACCGCTCGCGTGACCTGCGCGCCTACCGGCGCCGGGTGCAACTGGTCCAGCAGGACCCCACCGGCTCGCTCAACCCCCGCCGCACCGTCTACGAGTCCGTGGCCGAAGGGCTGCGCGTCCACGAGGGCACCACGGCCGACGAGGCCGACCGGGTGGGGCGGGCGCTCTCGCGAGCGGGCCTGCGGCCGCCCGAGCGGTTCCTGTCCGCCTACCCGCACGAGCTGTCCGGCGGCCAGCGCCAGCGCGTGGTGATCGCGGGCGCGCTCGTCCTGGAGCCCGAGGTCCTGGTGGCCGACGAACCCGTCGCCTCCCTGGACGCGTCGGTGCGCGGCGAGATCCTGCGCCTGCTGCTGGACCTGCGCGCCGACTTGGGGCTGTCGGCCCTCGTCGCCACGCACGACCTGGGCCTGGCCTGGAACATCGCCGACCGGGTCGCCGTGATGTACCTGGGCCGGGTCGTGGAGACCGGCCCGGTGGAGGAGGTCCTGGCCGCGCCCGCCCACCCCTACACCCGCGCCCTGCTGTCGGTCCTGCCGGACTCGGGGAGCGCGCCCGTGGTCCTGTCCGGGGAGCCGCCGGACCCCAAGCACGTGCCGCGCGGGTGCCGGTTCCACCCGCGCTGCCCGGTCCTGGCCTCGGGCGAGGCCGAGCGCGCGGGCGTGGCCCACCGCTGCCGCACCGAGGACCCCGGCGTGCTGGAGGAGGGTTCCGGATCGGACGCGTCCGCGCGCCGGTCGGCCTGCCACTGGGTCGCGGCCGGCGGCGGTGGCCGGATCCGGCCACCGGACCACGAGGACCGGAAGCAATAG
- a CDS encoding ABC transporter permease has translation MNAPAAATLSPRVLARRRRRQALRRFARDYARHRAGLVGLAALVSITVLALTAPLFVEPAHLTITGAPGDPYEPPSRAFPLGTDNFGRSVLDLVVWGARVSLTVGFLATAVSVSLGTLVGVTAGHFGSSGGLAGRITSSVLMRVTDWFLVLPTLVLAVALAAVLPRGTGTIIVAIGLTVWPPTARLVRAQTLAVEARPFVERARALGGGHVHVMAWHVLPNVMPVVLAQTTLLVATSIIAESTLAFLGMGDPATISWGGVLEAARTAGAVSAGIWWYMVPPGLAIAVVALSFTLCGRALEAVLNPREAR, from the coding sequence GTGAACGCGCCCGCCGCCGCGACCCTCTCCCCGCGGGTACTGGCCCGGCGCCGCCGCAGGCAGGCCCTGCGGCGCTTCGCCCGCGACTACGCCCGCCACCGCGCCGGACTCGTCGGGCTTGCCGCGCTGGTGTCCATCACCGTCCTCGCCCTGACCGCGCCCTTGTTCGTCGAGCCCGCGCACCTGACGATCACGGGGGCGCCGGGCGACCCCTACGAACCGCCCAGCCGGGCCTTCCCGCTGGGCACCGACAACTTCGGCCGCTCCGTGCTCGACCTGGTGGTGTGGGGCGCGCGGGTCTCGCTGACGGTGGGCTTCCTGGCCACGGCCGTGTCCGTCTCCCTGGGCACCCTGGTCGGCGTGACGGCCGGACACTTCGGCTCCTCCGGCGGGCTCGCCGGGCGGATCACGTCGTCGGTGCTCATGCGCGTCACCGACTGGTTCCTGGTGCTGCCCACCCTGGTCCTGGCGGTCGCCCTGGCGGCCGTCCTGCCCCGGGGCACCGGCACCATCATCGTGGCCATCGGCCTCACGGTCTGGCCGCCCACCGCCCGCCTGGTGCGGGCCCAGACCCTGGCCGTGGAGGCCAGGCCCTTCGTCGAGCGAGCCCGCGCGCTGGGCGGCGGCCACGTCCACGTGATGGCCTGGCACGTCCTGCCCAACGTGATGCCGGTCGTGCTGGCCCAGACGACCCTGCTCGTGGCCACGTCGATCATCGCCGAGTCCACGCTGGCGTTCCTGGGCATGGGCGACCCGGCGACGATCTCCTGGGGCGGTGTCCTGGAGGCCGCGCGCACCGCCGGGGCGGTCAGCGCGGGCATCTGGTGGTACATGGTGCCGCCGGGGCTGGCGATCGCCGTCGTGGCCCTGTCCTTCACCCTGTGCGGCCGCGCGCTGGAAGCCGTCCTCAACCCGCGGGAGGCACGTTGA
- the egtA gene encoding ergothioneine biosynthesis glutamate--cysteine ligase EgtA gives MTYLTTEDVHDYIRGVCFKTGPPGKVGAETEWLVSDTVRPTEPVTIERLAALLEAGGPPPAGSRITFEPGGQLELSSPALPGPAQAHQALAADLDHIGKALADAGLCLGETALDPVRPPVRQLRAPRYDAMERFFAGRRHPSGHTMMCGTASLQVCLDTGADADDGRDRWELAHRLGPVLVAAFANSAVWRGRPTGWKSTRWAIWAATDATRTRPVLDRDGHRDPATAWTEYALAATVMAVPDHDGGPWRPDPGVTLAEWIAGTGPRRPVAADLEFHLSTLFPPVRPRGWWELRMIDAVPVRWWPVPMALAAALVDDPRARAVAAEASERLCRGHAPDPRLWLSSAQRGLEDPAVAACARVCFDAAVEALPRMGAAHLAVLVDAYADRYVRQGLSPADPRPESPVRRSPSAVVRADAGADRNSEPSGGAR, from the coding sequence ATGACGTACCTGACCACCGAAGACGTACACGACTACATCCGCGGTGTCTGTTTCAAGACCGGACCCCCCGGAAAGGTCGGAGCCGAGACCGAGTGGCTCGTCTCCGACACCGTCCGGCCCACCGAACCCGTCACGATCGAACGCCTCGCGGCACTGCTGGAGGCCGGCGGCCCCCCGCCCGCGGGCAGCCGCATCACCTTCGAGCCCGGCGGCCAGCTCGAGCTCAGCTCGCCCGCCCTGCCGGGCCCGGCCCAGGCCCACCAGGCCCTGGCCGCCGACCTGGACCACATCGGCAAGGCCCTCGCGGACGCCGGCCTGTGCCTGGGGGAGACCGCGCTCGACCCGGTCCGCCCGCCCGTGCGCCAGCTCCGGGCGCCGCGCTACGACGCCATGGAGCGCTTCTTCGCCGGCCGCCGCCACCCGAGCGGCCACACCATGATGTGCGGCACCGCCTCGCTCCAGGTCTGCCTGGACACAGGCGCCGACGCCGACGACGGCCGCGACCGCTGGGAACTCGCCCACCGCCTCGGCCCGGTCCTGGTCGCCGCCTTCGCCAACTCCGCCGTCTGGCGCGGCCGCCCCACCGGCTGGAAGTCCACCCGCTGGGCGATCTGGGCCGCCACCGACGCCACCCGCACCCGGCCGGTCCTGGACCGCGACGGCCACCGCGACCCCGCCACCGCCTGGACGGAGTACGCCCTCGCCGCCACCGTCATGGCCGTTCCCGACCACGACGGCGGCCCCTGGCGCCCCGACCCGGGCGTCACGCTGGCCGAGTGGATCGCGGGCACCGGGCCGCGCCGCCCCGTCGCCGCCGACCTGGAGTTCCACCTCAGCACCCTCTTCCCGCCCGTGCGCCCCCGGGGCTGGTGGGAGCTGCGCATGATCGACGCGGTCCCCGTGCGCTGGTGGCCCGTCCCCATGGCCCTGGCCGCCGCGCTGGTCGACGACCCGCGGGCCCGCGCCGTGGCGGCCGAGGCCAGCGAGCGGCTGTGCCGCGGGCACGCCCCCGACCCGCGCCTGTGGCTCAGCTCCGCCCAGCGCGGACTGGAGGACCCGGCCGTGGCCGCGTGCGCCCGCGTGTGCTTCGACGCGGCCGTCGAGGCCCTGCCCCGCATGGGCGCCGCCCACCTGGCCGTCCTCGTCGACGCCTACGCCGACCGCTACGTCCGACAGGGCCTGAGCCCAGCCGACCCGCGGCCCGAGAGCCCCGTCCGGCGCTCCCCGTCCGCCGTCGTCCGGGCGGACGCGGGGGCCGACCGCAACTCCGAGCCCAGTGGAGGAGCACGGTGA
- a CDS encoding ABC transporter ATP-binding protein, with translation MTTLLDVHDLHVTYRPGTGGVPAVRGVDVAVGAGEVLGLAGESGSGKSTVALALLRLLPAGTETTGRILLEGEDVLAMRWGRLRAVRWAGASLVFQGAMHSLNPVRRIGDQIAEPMLLHRTVPSARVPARVAELLDQVGLPPSRARDHPHQLSGGQRQRVMIAMALACEPRLVIADEATTALDVMIQAQILALLRGLIADHGIGMLMISHDLSVLADTCDRVAVMYGGRIVERGPAREVVHAPIHPYADALSAAFPRIGDPASRLAPRGLPGDPPDPSEPTRGCVFRPRCAVAEAVCATVDPPLWPVDPDTEGHSDRHAACVHVGPARRPPPPQGRTAEGVGLSPSTDASGADSPARRQNAEVDRP, from the coding sequence TTGACCACGCTGCTCGACGTCCACGACCTGCACGTGACCTACCGCCCCGGCACGGGCGGCGTCCCCGCCGTCCGGGGCGTGGACGTGGCCGTGGGCGCGGGGGAGGTCCTGGGGCTGGCGGGGGAGTCGGGCAGCGGCAAGTCCACGGTCGCGCTGGCCCTGCTGCGCCTGCTGCCCGCCGGGACGGAGACCACCGGACGGATCCTCCTGGAGGGCGAGGACGTCCTGGCCATGCGCTGGGGGCGGCTGCGCGCGGTGCGGTGGGCCGGTGCCTCCCTGGTCTTCCAGGGCGCCATGCACTCGCTCAACCCGGTCCGGCGGATCGGCGACCAGATCGCCGAGCCCATGCTGCTGCACCGCACCGTGCCCTCCGCGCGGGTGCCCGCGCGCGTGGCCGAGCTCCTGGACCAGGTGGGCCTGCCGCCCTCGCGCGCCCGCGACCACCCCCACCAGCTCTCCGGCGGCCAGCGCCAGCGGGTGATGATCGCCATGGCGCTGGCGTGCGAGCCGCGCCTGGTCATCGCCGACGAGGCCACCACGGCCCTCGACGTGATGATCCAGGCGCAGATCCTGGCCCTGCTGCGCGGGCTGATCGCCGACCACGGGATCGGGATGCTCATGATCAGCCACGACCTGTCCGTCCTCGCCGACACCTGTGACCGGGTCGCCGTCATGTACGGGGGTCGGATCGTGGAGCGCGGGCCCGCCCGCGAGGTCGTCCACGCGCCGATCCACCCCTACGCGGACGCGCTCAGCGCCGCCTTCCCGCGGATCGGCGACCCGGCCTCGCGCCTGGCGCCGCGCGGGCTCCCCGGCGACCCGCCGGACCCGTCCGAGCCGACGCGCGGCTGCGTGTTCCGACCGCGCTGCGCCGTGGCCGAGGCGGTGTGCGCCACCGTCGACCCGCCGCTGTGGCCGGTGGACCCCGACACCGAGGGGCACTCCGACCGGCACGCGGCGTGTGTCCACGTCGGCCCCGCCCGTCGCCCACCACCGCCCCAGGGCCGCACGGCGGAGGGGGTGGGGCTTTCGCCCTCAACGGACGCCTCCGGCGCGGATTCGCCCGCCCGTCGCCAGAACGCGGAGGTCGACCGCCCGTGA
- a CDS encoding arylamine N-acetyltransferase family protein has translation MSPERDVPAPPAGRIFTERDFWYGGGLDLDAYLDRVDLRGADLPPTLDTLRAVHRAHLAHIPFENLQLVLDRPILLDVPALTDKMVHHRRGGYCYEQNLLLAAVLDRLGFAFTALAARVVFGAEGHPRPTTHAALLVELDGGRWMADVGFGGGGLLEPFPFVDGHQEVQGEWGLRLDRVEEVGPDEWLLRSFDGRTWNDLYMFTTAAMLPQDYAIFSHFLTSHPRSPFRNRLMAQRMAPGEQQRLMDTTLTTTRPDGTHEEREIAIADVPDLLDEVFGVGLTEEERGIVVDRLKDYADM, from the coding sequence ATGTCACCTGAAAGAGATGTCCCCGCGCCCCCGGCCGGGCGGATCTTCACCGAGCGCGACTTCTGGTACGGAGGCGGCCTGGACCTGGACGCCTACCTCGATCGCGTGGACCTGCGCGGCGCGGACCTGCCCCCGACCCTGGACACCCTGCGGGCCGTGCACCGCGCGCACCTGGCGCACATCCCCTTCGAGAACCTCCAGCTCGTCCTGGACCGGCCGATCCTCCTGGACGTCCCCGCGCTCACCGACAAGATGGTGCACCACCGCCGGGGCGGCTACTGCTACGAACAGAACCTGCTGCTGGCCGCGGTCCTGGACCGCCTCGGGTTCGCCTTCACCGCCCTGGCGGCGCGGGTCGTGTTCGGCGCCGAGGGACACCCCCGCCCCACCACCCACGCCGCGCTGCTGGTGGAACTGGACGGCGGGCGGTGGATGGCCGACGTCGGCTTCGGCGGCGGCGGGCTGCTGGAGCCCTTCCCCTTCGTGGACGGCCACCAGGAGGTCCAGGGCGAGTGGGGGCTGCGACTGGACCGGGTCGAGGAGGTGGGGCCGGACGAGTGGCTGCTGCGGTCCTTCGACGGCCGGACGTGGAACGACCTGTACATGTTCACCACCGCCGCGATGCTGCCCCAGGACTACGCGATCTTCAGCCACTTCCTCACCAGCCACCCGCGCTCGCCGTTCCGGAACCGGCTCATGGCCCAGCGCATGGCGCCCGGCGAGCAGCAGCGGCTCATGGACACGACACTGACGACCACCCGCCCCGACGGCACCCACGAGGAGCGGGAGATCGCGATCGCGGACGTGCCCGACCTCCTGGACGAGGTCTTCGGCGTCGGGCTCACCGAGGAGGAGCGCGGCATCGTCGTCGACCGGCTGAAGGACTACGCTGACATGTGA
- a CDS encoding ABC transporter permease, with protein sequence MTGAPTTSDRPAGPGAPEAPAPAGPAGSGRLARALVYVAGRLTTAAVSLAAVVAAGFFLFRILPGDPVRAMTEGREVSAEQREELRRQFGLDRSPAEQFLDYAAGLLRLDLGTSFQYREPVAELILDRLGPTLLLAGTGTVVAAALGLFLGARAGWRPGGRGDRVNTAVALFFWSVPTFWLGLLLIVVLASGRGFVPDLFPTGGMVDPDATGPWEVALSTARHMVLPVATMVAVIYAQYLMIMRSSLMDEKGADYLTTARAKGLRDSLVRRRHAVPNALLPTVTLVFLNLGQVVSGVILVETVFSWPGLGQLFYSGLRVPDLGLVQGLFVVFAASVILMNLLADLVYPLLDPRVRP encoded by the coding sequence GTGACCGGCGCTCCCACCACGTCCGACCGGCCCGCCGGGCCCGGGGCGCCCGAGGCCCCCGCCCCGGCGGGACCCGCCGGGTCCGGGCGCCTCGCCCGCGCCCTGGTCTACGTGGCCGGGCGCCTGACGACCGCCGCCGTCTCCCTGGCGGCGGTCGTGGCCGCCGGGTTCTTCCTCTTCCGGATCCTGCCCGGCGACCCCGTGCGGGCGATGACCGAGGGACGCGAGGTCAGCGCGGAGCAGCGCGAGGAGCTGCGCCGTCAGTTCGGACTGGACCGGTCGCCGGCGGAGCAGTTCCTCGACTACGCCGCGGGCCTGCTGCGCCTGGACCTCGGCACGTCCTTCCAGTACCGCGAACCGGTGGCCGAGCTCATCCTCGACCGGCTGGGGCCCACCCTGCTGCTGGCGGGGACGGGCACGGTCGTCGCGGCCGCCCTGGGCCTGTTCCTGGGCGCGCGCGCCGGGTGGCGGCCCGGCGGGCGCGGCGACCGCGTCAACACGGCGGTGGCCCTGTTCTTCTGGTCGGTGCCCACGTTCTGGCTGGGCCTGCTGCTCATCGTGGTGCTGGCCTCGGGGCGGGGGTTCGTCCCCGACCTCTTCCCGACCGGCGGCATGGTCGACCCCGACGCCACCGGTCCGTGGGAGGTCGCGCTGAGCACGGCCCGGCACATGGTCCTGCCGGTGGCCACGATGGTCGCGGTGATCTACGCCCAGTACCTGATGATCATGCGGTCCTCCCTCATGGACGAGAAGGGGGCCGACTACCTCACGACCGCCCGGGCCAAGGGACTGCGCGACTCCCTCGTGCGACGCAGGCACGCCGTGCCCAACGCCCTGCTGCCCACGGTCACCCTCGTCTTCCTCAACCTCGGACAGGTGGTCTCCGGCGTGATCCTGGTGGAGACGGTGTTCTCCTGGCCCGGCCTGGGCCAGCTCTTCTACTCCGGGCTGCGCGTGCCCGACCTCGGTCTGGTCCAGGGGCTGTTCGTGGTGTTCGCGGCCTCGGTGATCCTGATGAACCTCCTGGCCGACCTGGTCTATCCGCTGCTCGACCCGCGGGTGCGGCCGTGA
- the egtB gene encoding ergothioneine biosynthesis protein EgtB, which yields MNHDQEIAKERIAAELDRSRGRSNALTLRALDDEGLLAQHSPLMSPLVWDLAHVGNYEEQWLLRAAGGREALRPDIDGLYDAFENPRADRVTLPLLRPAEAEEYNARVRKEVLDTLETADIAPREPGAPGAGRSLLDAGFVYHMVIQHEHMHDETMLATHQLRRGAPVLLEDPDDVAPLRVPRQDEVLVPEGPFTMGTDDDPWAYDNERPARVVDLAAFWIDTRPVTNAAYQEFVEDGGYQSRRWWTRDGWEWCKGRDAVAPAFWQRDGHAWIRRRFGRQEIVPPDEPVQHVSFHEARAYATWAGKRLPTEAEWEKAARFDPATGRSHRYPWGDEEPEPRHANLGQRRLGPSPAGRHPDGASPLGVQQLIGDVWEWTSTTFTGYPGFAAFPYREYSEVFFDSGYKVLRGGSWATHPTAVRSTFRNWDHPVRRQIFSGFRCARDAEPV from the coding sequence GTGAACCACGACCAGGAGATCGCCAAGGAACGCATCGCCGCCGAACTGGACCGCAGCCGCGGGCGCAGCAACGCGCTCACCCTGCGGGCCCTGGACGACGAGGGCCTGCTCGCCCAGCACTCGCCGCTGATGTCGCCGCTGGTCTGGGACCTGGCGCACGTCGGCAACTACGAGGAGCAGTGGCTGCTGCGCGCCGCGGGGGGCCGCGAGGCGCTGCGCCCGGACATCGACGGGCTCTACGACGCCTTCGAGAACCCGCGCGCCGACCGGGTGACCCTGCCCCTGCTGCGCCCCGCCGAGGCGGAGGAGTACAACGCCCGGGTGCGCAAGGAGGTCCTGGACACCCTGGAGACCGCCGACATCGCCCCACGCGAGCCCGGGGCGCCCGGGGCAGGCCGCTCCCTGCTCGACGCCGGCTTCGTCTACCACATGGTCATCCAGCACGAGCACATGCACGACGAGACCATGCTCGCCACCCACCAGCTGCGCCGCGGTGCCCCCGTCCTGCTGGAGGACCCCGACGACGTGGCGCCGCTGCGCGTGCCCCGCCAGGACGAGGTGCTCGTCCCCGAGGGGCCCTTCACGATGGGGACCGACGACGACCCCTGGGCCTACGACAACGAGCGCCCCGCGCGCGTGGTCGACCTCGCCGCCTTCTGGATCGACACCCGGCCGGTCACCAACGCCGCCTACCAGGAGTTCGTCGAGGACGGCGGCTACCAGTCCCGGCGCTGGTGGACCAGGGACGGCTGGGAGTGGTGCAAGGGGCGCGACGCCGTGGCCCCCGCCTTCTGGCAGCGCGACGGCCACGCCTGGATCCGCCGCCGGTTCGGCCGCCAGGAGATCGTGCCCCCGGACGAGCCCGTCCAGCACGTGTCCTTCCACGAGGCCCGTGCCTACGCGACCTGGGCCGGCAAGCGGCTGCCCACCGAGGCCGAGTGGGAGAAGGCCGCCCGCTTCGACCCCGCCACCGGGCGTTCCCACCGCTACCCGTGGGGCGACGAGGAGCCCGAGCCCCGCCACGCCAACCTCGGGCAGCGCAGGCTCGGCCCCTCGCCGGCCGGGCGCCACCCCGACGGCGCCTCGCCGCTGGGCGTGCAGCAGCTCATCGGGGACGTGTGGGAGTGGACCTCCACCACGTTCACCGGTTACCCGGGGTTCGCCGCCTTCCCGTACCGCGAGTACTCCGAGGTGTTCTTCGACAGCGGGTACAAGGTGCTGCGCGGCGGTTCGTGGGCCACCCATCCCACCGCGGTGCGCTCCACGTTCCGCAACTGGGACCACCCGGTCCGGCGGCAGATCTTCAGCGGGTTCCGCTGCGCGCGCGACGCGGAACCCGTCTGA